The stretch of DNA TCCTGACCTGAAGGAAGAATAAATGCTGGGTAATTTCCTGTAAGAGTTCTTCTTCTACCTTCTCTGGGTAGAATTTAGCCAAAAAATGAAAGCTAATGGGATCTTCTTTGGGGATTTCTTGATCTAAAACCTGTttacagataaaataaaatcaaatcagCAGCAAAAAGGATACAAGAGTGTCTCAAGATaattttcccaaggaaaatcaGAAAGTAGCCAATAATCCACTTAAAGCAGCCTTCCCATATTTCAGAGGGAAGGGTGATTCTGAGCTTTAATCTAACAGCAATCAGTGGTGATTAGTGTGGGATGCTGCAGGTCAAATGGGATAAAAGCAATCAGAGCAAATAATCCTATTTTCACCTTAAAAAAAGCTACCATGTCAAATTCTGAGTTCTCATGGAACACATCCCTTGAGCTCCCGTGCTCCAGAAAGTCAATATTTATAGAAGTAAATAATTAATTGCCACCCATTTTGTCTCCTGTACCTTTTTGTCCATCTTTAACCAGGTGCACATTCCTTTCATTGTGTACTGCAAGCCAAAGAACCAAGTCTCCCTTAAACCAAGAGCTCGGCACACCAGGTCAAAcaaatcctttcctttccacttcatctgaaagagaaaaaaatcaagaaaaacgTGTATATCCTAAATTAATTTGCTCCATTTGAGCTCTTTCTCCTACCAAATCTTATTTCACCTTTAGGTTTTTAATGACATATTCTTGCTGCTGTATCAGAGTTGCTGTGTTccatttcctctccctctccagacacatccagagagcagctggagtCATTTAGCCACCAAGCACTTGAGGGAATGAGGATTGTATTATTGATTCCCTGGGATGTGGCAAGTCTTTATTAATATTTGTCCAAAATTTTGACTCAATGGTTTACACAAATTGGAGAGACTGAGAGAAAGCCAGGGGAAATCAAATCAGGACACGGGGTAGGAATGCTGAACAGTGAGAAAAGATCCACCTTTCACACCCCTCAGGTATTTCAGTGGCACCAGGCCAAGTCTttatcctactctgatttaAATGAGTCttcttaaatgttttcatttcaatttaGCAGCCAGAGAGTGGAAACTTTGATTCAAGGTCCCAAATTCAAACACATTTGATGCCTTGTTCCTTTCACCAAAGAGGCTGCTCATCTGTTCCTTCTATTTGATCACATTTCAGAAAGATGATTTTATCTAACTGCTAAAACTAAAAACtgaatggcaaaaaaaaaaaaaaaggtgaactTTTAGGCAGTATTTGAATGGAAAGCTGGAAATCATCCCAACAAAAGAGCAGTGTctggggagaaaggagaggtaGCAAAGGAAGGAATAAATACACTATTTGTTAACAAGGACTCTGATCTCTAAATCAATTTTTCTAAATCCTTTCTTTTCACAATTCTGCCTGCAAGTATTCCCGAGCAGTAAGTCATACTAATCTATTCTTTTTCTGAAGGacctaataaattacattaaatggCTCTCAGAGCAGCCAGGTCTCACTAAAACTGCCAATCCCATTGGAACTGAGTTTTCTAACTCCCCTAAATACCTGTGtgtcttgttttgcttttgctggaTGATTAGGAATTAATTAATCAGGGACAGTTCTGTCCCTTCAATAGTGCAGCCCAATTTGTTTATCAATTGatcatttctttttccccagccatGATTTTCCTGATTAATTTATCAGCCATAATTAATAGAGCTTCCAGCTTTTTCAtcaatccttttttcttttctgcccaGAGATCCAAACACCTATTGCAGGTAAAGAACTGGAGTTTATAAATGGCAAATTGGAAGAGAATGACCCAGATCAATAAAAGTATCagtttataaattatttttaagcaacATCTTAGCACCAACTCTGACCAGTTTATCCAAGATGGATGTGTCTTAAAGAGTTGTGTCagttccacaaaaaaaaaaaaaaatcatggagaAAATCCTTACCAAGAATTGGAATTAAGAAAGCAGTTTTAGTGTTAATTTAGCTGATGGATTTCATGCAAACAGCTTTAAATTCTGAACAGAGTTAAGAGAACAACACACCTGAGATTAAATAATccattatttataaaaatagcagATGAGTTTTAAGACCATCCACGAACTGATAATCTGAATTTCTCCAATTTCTTGCTAATCCAAAGGGCattccccagctccccagcatTTGCTGACACTCTCACCTCACAGCTGAACTCCATCTCAGCATCCACTGTTATAATTCTGACTTTAAAAGTCTTTGGTTGTTTCTTCTTCAGGCCTCGGATGGACATATTTTTCAGCTGATGAGGGCAGCCACACCTGAAATCAAACACTGAGGGATGGAAattcagcagcattttcttgGTTAGATTCCAAAGTAGGATGAGTCCAAACATGCAGAAGAAATTTACCGTTAGAGATGCATTTTTTGTGTCTAATAAGGATGTTGAaagaaaaacctttaaaattagCTTGCTCCTTTAAGTAAGTTGCTCAGAAAATGTTGTTGCTGTCTTTTCTCAGATTTTAGCTATCAcaaataaaattctgtttctcaaGGGTCTCTGCAGCATCTCCACTCCCTAGAACACCAGAAAATGCAGCTAAACTTTATTATATCAAATCAAACACAATCCTTTCCCGTCAGTTATGGCTCCTTCAGCAACTAAATCATTGGATTTCATTATAACATGAGATTTTAACTCCCTGAAATTACACAAATGCCAAAAATATATGCATTGGAATTCAGCTGAATTTACCACATTCTCTTGTGCTACTCACTCACAATGATAAAAGTTATTTTGAACAGGAATATTCCCAGTGAAGTTCctgtgaaattaaattaattttgcagaagCTGACAGAAAATTCCATCAGAAATCTTCTGTTCTAAATGTAATCACCTCCATGCCACCCAAAAAATTGAGGAGATGCTGCTTCCACAGACACAAGGGTTGTGTGGAAACCAAATATTGAAAGCTGGAGTTCAATGATGGTGTGAATCTGCTCCAGGCAGTTCTCAGGCATTTCTTTCTGAGCACAGGAAATCAGCCTGTAAaggtttttgcttctttttactTTATAAAATTAACAGGTCAAACTTGTATAATGTAGTGAGAATCTGTGAATTGTACAGAGCAAGAGATTGAGGCATTCCTGGTTTCCTGCAGTATAAGACTATTACAGTGTGGCAGAATTCCAATCTCTCCTTGAGGAATTCCAAAATAAAGCTctactttaaactgaaaatttccATTTGCCTGCACCTTCCaggattttataaaatattttgctcctttttttttttttctgttgagcTCTAAATTGGCTTGCAAACATATTGATCTTTCCACTTACTTTGTTTGTGCCTCTCACCCACAAATTTTGAGGGGTTAAGTAGGAGGTGAAGCAGatatggaatattttctttacagattATAGGGAAGTTGAGGCAGGGAACAGATAAAATAATTACCAAATCATAGGGATAtcagaggcagagctgagaaTAAGTGATGGAGACAACTCAGAGTGGGGAAGAGGAGCTCAGGAGGAAATTCATCCTTCTGACACCACTGGGGAGGTGGGGAGTcctctctctccagctggctCTGGTGGAGCTTCTGCTGAAGTCTCCTTTGGGTTTGGGGCACCACTTCTGGAGCTGGGAAGACAACTGGAGTCCAAAGGAGAGGTCCAAGGGCTAGAAAATCATCTGTGGGGAGATGAAAGCACAGGTTAGAACAGAGAAAGGATGAGTGGTGGGACATGGAAATGGCTGCTCTTCAGGACAAGGAATAATGGGTTTTGTGAAGATGCAGACTGAGGAAAATTCAAGAATAATCAGGGTGTTATGGTGCTGGAATGCTGGAAAAGCACAGGGTggcatttctctttctgaacTTCCCCCCCAAAACAATGTGACAATGAGACTGGAGGCACCTAAACCCGCAGAGGACTCCCCCAAAGCTGGTCCCTTCTGGCAGTGCCCACCAGCAGCCCAGGAGAGGCCACACCACCAAAAACCAGAGAAATCCAAGAACAACACATCCAGAGCCCAGACCCCATCACCCCCAGGGTACCTTTCTCCTCAGGGTTTTTGTTTTAGAGTGAAAACCAGATCTTGCCACAAACTTTCCTCTATAATTTAGGCAGCTCAGTGCAcccagctgagcagagctcaggTCCTTTCTACTTAGCACAGCAAAGAGTTTTCAATTAAGGAAAAAGGGTATATtgaaaacccccaaaatgaCCACAGCAATATTGACAGGGAGAGCATCCTGTGAGGGCATCCAAACCAGCAGTAAATTACCACAGACATTTTTTGATCTCTAatctgcaaaattaatttttaacctGTTGCATTCCAAAGAACTTTTCCAacagttttcttcaaaactctAAATAATTATCCCATACAGCATTTCTAGCCTGAGAACTACAGATTTCTACACAAAAATGGAAATAGTTTTATTAGTTTCTAGAAGAAACATCAATGGCTGaaaactaagaagaaaaaaagcttcatAATTCATATTTAATATGTAACCTGAAACAGCCAGCTGAGTTAAACAGGAACTTGGAGTTAGGGCCAGTACAGAACATTCTCAGAGTTTCATATGGAAAATTCTGAACAGATAAAATTGAGCAGCTGGAGAAAAATGTACTCATTTTCTcaaaatatgacaaaaataCCAGAGCTTTTCATTTGGTCTTTGAAGTTATGTCTTTTTTCTTATATAACCAGGTTGAAACGACAATATAATTTGTTCAACATTTccaatagtattttttttttgttctttccagaATTTTTATTCCATGGAAAAGTACATTCTGACTCACagcaaaaagacatttttgaatATCAAATTTTCCCCAGAAAAGTAAACTGCATTTTAATCAATAGCACTGTTAAAGAAATTGGAAAGGGTTTTCACACTGAATAGCTGAAATGAATGTCAGATCCTGACAACAGAAGAGCACTTAGCAGAAAAGATTTTAGAGAAAGAACTTCTTCAAATAACAGAAatcttgctgaaaaaaaagacaagataaaaaataaaaaaagaaaaaaatacaagggTTTGCAATTTTTTGTGTAAATGCAAAAGCAATCCCTTCCACCAACAGGGAATCGAGTGCTCCAAGGCAGAGCTCCTGACACCCAGCTCCAGTGATTTACTCCTGCAGGTGCCACAGGGATCCAGAAGGAGCAAAATGTGATGGACCAGAGCATGAATTCAAAGTAGGGCAGGGTGATGAAAGATTCCTGCCCAGCCAGAACCTGGGAACGGAGAGTTCAGGAGCTGGGAACAAGCACAGGGGGATGATAAAAGCTCGGTGTGGCGAGGGGAGCAGAAAGGCAGCGGTGGggacaaaaaagccccaagtcTCTGTTGATGCCCAAGATGAAAGGAGCTCTGCATTGGAGTGTTCTCCCTCCTGGACAATGAGAAAGCAGGAGCAAAGCGTGGGGGTGcagtgggaagagcaggaagaacTGGCCAGGTGGCTGTTGCAGCAGCGATGCTGATgtgtcacagcacagccctgcacttTGATCCACGTGGGGAGTCACCCACACGGCAGAGAGCACTCACTCACacacagagagagggaaaagtgAAACCAGCATCACCACACACTCACCAGGCTCGAGAAATCCACCAGAATTCAGCACCTTGTAGACAAATATGTCAAGCTGCCCAAGAGCGAGAGTGCCACTCACGCTGAGTTAAGCAGCTCCAAGGTGAATGGATGGGTTTTGCAGGGCTCTCCACGGGGTGTAAAAACTTCCCTTCACGTGGCACTGGCTCTCAGTGACAGTCATCACCATCCATCACACTTGGGGCAGCCACACTGGTGTGAAAAATCATCtgttttcacacacacacaaaacccagTAGCATTTTTTAAGGTGAGAACTCAGCTGCACACAGGCAAAGAATTGATGGCAATCGAGACCCCTTCTCTTACACCCCCGAAATGAATCAGCCTTTAAAGGATCAGCATGGTCCTTAGAGGAGCTGGAAATACAAAATCTTTGGGACAGCAATGAGGATGCAGGAGACAAGGCTTGGGAATTACTTTAAGAGCCACCACCAGAAGATGCTTGAAGCACCCCACTCCAAAAGCACATGAGCATGGCCACTACTACAGCTTGAAAGAGTGTCAGCGCTGAAATATTTACTGCAACTCCGAGTGGCAAATTCCCCTGACTCATTATGTTTCTCCCAGTTCTTGAATTTCCATactccagctcaggaattaATGCAAGCGATTTGAATGCAGACAACACAGGCGAGCGTCGTGGGCTCTGTGCAGTGCTTGACTCAcgctcctgcctctgctccctgcccgaGGAACAATTTCAGCAAAGAATTCACTGCTTTAAAATGGGTCAGCAAGATAAAGGCGGTTTTTTACGCCTCACTCTTAAAAGAAGTTATCTAAAGTCACCGGTTGGATCAAGACTCACCTCATAGATCCTTTTTTGAATgatgataaggaaaaaaaaaaatcccttttaatCCAAAATCTCCGTATTTTCCCCGCAGACATCAATATCCAGCCCTCAGAAGTTCTGCCACTGAGAATAAAATCCAAGAACAACTTTTCTACTTGATCCCCTTCCCTTTGTTTCCATGAACTGCAGCATGTTAGCGCCCTCTGAAAAATCAAAGGATTGCTTTCCCAGGTGATAGGAACTCTTAACCATTTCCTGCCTGCACCAGGACTCCTCCCAGCTTCCCTGCTCTGTAATTCAAACAACCAGGCACTAAAATAAGAGAAACCCACGAGTTTCGGCTTGGCTAGCTGTAAAAATTGATAATGAATTTCTGAATAACTCCTTGGATGGTATCTGATCAAACTGTTTCAGCAGTGTCTCCTGTTCTCCCCATATCAGCCACCTTAAGAAGGGAAACTGCCTGGAATTGTGCtgttaattaaatataattccctcttcctgccctgAGAGATGATGGGACACCCACAGCAAAAAGAGAGCAAGGCTCTAAACTGGGCAGCAGccaaaatcccagcagaaaGTGGTAATTGagcacatttaaataaaaaactggATGGCCTCAGCCTGAAGTCACAGGGAGAGACCAGGAGCTTGTTACCTCAAAGTCCAATAATTTTGCCATTATTCAATTTCTaagtggtttggggtttttttgcaaaccCTCCATTTTATACAGAGATTTACAGAAACTGAGTATTTGCCAGGGTATGGATATATGTCCAGGTTATGGATAGCAAGGACAGGCCAGCTCTCACTCCATACCTACTACAATTGTTCTGGATTTATATGGAAAACCTTCAAGATTTGTCTTATTTCCATCACTTATCAGCGGGGGAAAGAGCACAGCATTTGTTGATGTGCAGAAACCTTAAAGAGGCTGCACTGAGTCAGCTCcatccccaaaattccatttaaggcaagaaaaaaaaaagctttaaactGAGATGAGAGATTCAGATTAGATActaggaaaaatgttttcactgttTGGGTGGTCAGGCATGGGAATAGGGTGTCCAGGGTGGGGTTCCCTTCCTTGGAAACGTTGGGATCGGGTGCTGGGTGGTGTGGTTGGGGGTTatggtggcagtgctggataCACAGTTGGGCTTGAAATCAAAGCATCACAGAATTAgagttagaagggacccatcaggaaCATCAAATCCACCTCTTGACGGTGCACAGAACGTTCCAGGAGTCCCACCATGGATCCGAgctcttgagctctgtcaggtttggtgcCGTAACTATGACACTAAGGAGCCTATTTCACAGCTCCACCATGCTCTGGGTGAAAAAactttccctgatatccaacaCAAATctcccctgactcagctccAGCCATATCCTCGAGCCTTGTCACATGTGAGACAGAAGGGATCGGAACCTGCTCcacctcttcccctcatgagaaTACTGAAGACCACAACAAGGTCTGACATTAGCCTCAttaagtgacctcagccactcctcttAAAGCTTCCCCTCCACCATCCTTAAAGGATCTTTTAGGAGCGCTTAGGGATCCCTTACAACTTTAACCACTCCCTCCAGGCCACACCCATTTCTCCCTCACCGCCTCTGAGGGGACGGCCGCCGGCCTGCGCCTTTAAATACCCCCGTAAGCCACGCCTCCCTCTGGCCCCGCCCAGTCCCCGCCCCTTCCCGCCGCGCGGCGCTTCCGTGCTCGGCGCCGCCCGTTCCGGGCCCGTCTCTTTAGGGCCCCCAGGCTCGGTGGCGGCAGCGGCGGTGAGAGGGGAcggggctgcccggggccggggctcgtCTGTGGGGGTTCCCCTGTGCCGCGGCTGCTCTCCGGGTGCTGCGTGCCCCGCCTGGCTGAGCCCCGCTGCCTGCGCGGCCCTGCTGGCACGGAGGGGCAGGGCCTGGCGCGGAGCGCTGTGGGGAGCCGCGGTGGGGGGGCTCAGGGCTCtctctcttcattttcttcttttatccCTGCCTGCCGGCGCTCGGTGGGTGTTGCCCGTGCTGCACACGCCTGGCTGCGTGGGGTGTTTAGCCGTGGGGTACCGGAGGGCCCCCCATTCATTCCTTCCAGCCCCGAGTGCCCACAGCTGAGTTAGGCGTGGGAAAAGCAGCCCCCGAGTATTTGCCGAAGCGTTTCATCCTATGGCTGTGTCCCTGTATCCCTAAACTCTGCTTTTGATGTGTTGGGACATCAAAGCGAGTGTCTTACAAACTGGGGGGCATGGAGAGTTCACAGGTGTTGGTTGTGCTTAACAACGTATCTGAGTGGGAGAGAAAATAGTCATTAATCTCCATCAGTTTTAATATTGATTCAAGTCTTCTGTTGGCTTTTCCCCTGACTCTTGCAAGAGTGGTACAGAAAGCTCTCCCTAATTAAACCAAATAAGGTAATGGAATATAATTTACTTGCAGGAAAGAACTCAAAAGCAAACACATGTACTATAGATCAGACAGCTCTTTGATGTGTCACTTATGGCTTGAGAAACTCATTACCTTCCTTAGGTTTCATCAGCTCAGCTGGTAATGAGAGGCACAGAAGCAAATGACTGTGAACAAAAGCTGTAGGCTGCTCTTTTGTTGGGGTGCACTCTGTTCTGATGAACAGGTTTCCAGccaaaacagctgctggagTGTGAGTTAAATGAATAATTTCCACAGCTACACTTTTCTCTATTGTGTTTGTGGCAATTGGGGTGATTCATTTTTTGTGGTGTAAGGTCTCCCTTCACGCTGTTCTGTCCAGTTTTACTGCTGTCCTGGAGGAATTTTTGCTGATAGCAAGGACGTGGTGACATCCCTTCTATATTGTCCAAAAGGCTGAGCCAGTGCAACAAATGGAGTTGTGAACTGTTCTCCCAACAAAATGACCTAATGAAGCTGTTAGCCTAAAATATGGAAAGTTTTGGTATTGATCAGAAAGTGTTTACGTTTTTCACTTGGTTACAATAACAGGTCTGCTTTTCTTGCTACCAGGCACTGCATGACCATAACTGAACAATGTCTGTCCCACGTGGAGCTGTCCATGCAAAATGGATAGTGGGGAAAGTAATTGGGaccaaaatgcagaaaactgcaaaagTGAGAGTGACGAGGCTCGTGCTGGATCCCTACTTGCTAAAGGTAACACCAAATTCTCTTGCCCGGTGGGTTTTGTATTTTGTGGAGAAATGTTCTGCTGATTCAACTCTTAAAAGTTTTGGTGACTCTTTACAAATCAAACTCCTTAAGGATCTGGCTGTGGGGATGACTGCAAAGGATGAAAAGCAGTGAGTGGTGAGGATTTACAAATTACCTGCTAAATGTATTTCTTTGAAGTGCCTCGTTAATGCACTTCATTTGATCTTTTTGGGAAGGTAAGCTTTTGTTGTTTCACACGTAGGTTTAATTTTTCATGACAATGTGGTGCATGCTTTGGAGACTTGACAGTTTATTAGTCACTTGTACAGTAAATTTTATAGCTGTTTTTTCTGTATGTATAATTGTAACATTACTGTGATCTTGGATTTATCCCATATCGATGCACTTCAAACAGGAAggttaaaaattgtattttctccattttaaatAGGGAAACAGTGGTACATGGAGGTACCACTGAATAAATAGCTTTTGGGAACCAAAAGGTTAAGGATAGAGTCAGGATTGGAAAATGGGTCTTGTGGAGCCCATGTCAATATTTTATCCAGTAGAAGaacctttctttctttatttcttaaccaaatttatttcataaaagAGTCTGAATTCTGCTGtttgaataagaaaaaaaaatacttttttatgtggaaaaaattatttcagcaagaAAACTCTCACataaaaaacttcaaaatacagatttcagagctttttcttccccatctcctttcctccaggctcaGTTGGCAACACTGTCCTGAGAAGAGATTGGGAAGGGCAGTGCTCTGTGCTTTCTGTGGAGAGCCTGGGGAGTGCACAGTTGCATTTCTCTTCATGATCCCAAATGAATCTCACTTTAAAAGATACATAAGACTTtagtgaaatttattttatattaattatatatttaccCATCATGTAACTTTGAAATATAATACCAAggtttctttattattattattattattctttttgttccttttacagttctttaacaaaagaaaaacctatTTTGCCCATGACCCACTGCAGCAGTGTGTTGTTGGAGACATTGTTCTTCTGAAAGCTCTGCCTGAGAGAAGGGGCAAACACGTGAAACACGAACTGGCTGAAATTGTGTTCAAGGTTGGCAATGTCATAGATCCCATCACAGGAAAGCCCTGTGCAGGAACCAGATTCCTGGAAAACCTGTCAGATTCAGAAAATCTCACCGAGGCAGATACCACCTATCTAAGTGAGAAACTTCAGGAACTTAAAGTTTGTTCAACAGACAAATAGTGGGGGAAATATTTTAAGCAGAGGGCTTCCAGCTTTTGTCTCTCTCTGTCAGGGATGTTTGAGGCCCTGCTGTGTTATGTTAAATGTTTCAGTGAAATCTGTAGTCAAAATAAATAGTAAATGTAGTTGCTTATGCAAAGAGATGTTGCAGATTGATGGGCACCTGGAGCTTtgaatgaaaatacagagaaaaatgcaagttTAGTGTTCACACTTCATTTTGTTGCCTGTAGTTTTGCCCCAGTGACAGTTCCCAAAGGCATCTGCCCTCCTGGATTGACCTCTCTATGTTTAGACAAGACTACAACCGTGTGATGTTTAATTTTGGTGGGAGGGTCATTATATTATTTGGTTGTTCTGTATTTCAGGCAGTCTTTTGTGGTTTGTAGGGTTACTGGAGATGATGCTATTAAAGCTTTTGAAAGGAAGTGTAGAATTTTAAAACCAGCTGCATGCTTGTTTCCTTATTTCCTCTTTGTAGTGCCTTCTGACTTCCAAACTCTTAACAAAAGCACAGCCTTTCTAGTGGCAGAGAGGTGAGAATCAAAGCTTTGGGCAGCTTAGTGTGGTTGGCTCTGTCCCCTGTGCAAAGGCAGGATTTcatgctgggagagctggatcTCTTtgagctgccagcaggacaggggagCTGGTGAGAATACAAAGCCTAAACGTGCTTAGATTTAGGCTCATCAGAACAGCTaattaaaataacacattttgGGGAGCTAGAGGTGCTGGTTTGCTGCATGTTTTAACGTGGAGCTAAAGGGCAGAGCAGTTACTGATGAAAGATGACTTTATCCTGGTACAGCTCTGGGGATCTCATGTCCTCTCCTCCAGGACATTCAGCAAGCTGAGAGCCTGCAAAGGTTGCAGCAGCCTCATGTTCAGACTTTGGATCTAAAAGGGCATCTGCCTCAAAATTGGGCAGTGTGGGAGGGGAGAGTGGGATATG from Vidua macroura isolate BioBank_ID:100142 chromosome 20, ASM2450914v1, whole genome shotgun sequence encodes:
- the MRPS17 gene encoding 28S ribosomal protein S17, mitochondrial, translating into MSVPRGAVHAKWIVGKVIGTKMQKTAKVRVTRLVLDPYLLKFFNKRKTYFAHDPLQQCVVGDIVLLKALPERRGKHVKHELAEIVFKVGNVIDPITGKPCAGTRFLENLSDSENLTEADTTYLSEKLQELKVCSTDK